One window from the genome of SAR324 cluster bacterium encodes:
- a CDS encoding GAF domain-containing sensor histidine kinase, whose translation MAGRTDEFNGSLPTNLDLARVIKASQAISGEIKLERLLKKMLLVLIENAGAQKGIILLQDQGPWEIQAQHPAEQADITVLQAIALDSQEAEKHLPKSIVRYVESTGESLVLEHAAHEKRFMNDPYVVAFQPKSLLCLPILYQKKIISILYLENNLMTNAFTPDRMETLEVLASQAAISLENSRLYTNLEEKVKQQTKELESAHEKMLILEKEATETHMAGGFAHEIKNALAGSKLVLEKKLGVSVRETKDSLSSQNCVELKAIYEMLDSSESTVIPQVMPHMKKIFANEQQIDKGLIIIHKSIDRALNITRQIIDFSKIGKDETGTDPVSIDRVIENIAEEYREAFNKLSISIRLNLCHEVMIPGREEHFYSLFNNLVLNAKDAILEAKQDHALIEISSVREDDHYCVSITDNGIGIPEENIPKIYDAFFSTKPEPGTGLGLGVVRKIVLLYHGAIEVNSELGKGCTFKITFPLINRSLGFRKKHLLSCVDLA comes from the coding sequence ATGGCTGGCAGGACGGATGAGTTTAATGGGTCTCTTCCCACAAATCTTGATTTGGCAAGGGTGATAAAAGCGTCACAGGCCATTTCCGGTGAAATCAAACTAGAACGACTTTTGAAAAAAATGCTTCTGGTGCTGATTGAAAACGCGGGTGCGCAAAAAGGGATTATATTGTTACAGGATCAGGGACCCTGGGAAATTCAGGCGCAACATCCCGCTGAACAAGCCGATATTACGGTGTTGCAAGCAATTGCCCTGGATTCTCAGGAAGCAGAAAAACATTTGCCCAAATCCATTGTTCGCTACGTTGAAAGTACCGGGGAATCCCTGGTACTGGAACATGCCGCTCATGAAAAGCGCTTCATGAATGATCCCTATGTTGTCGCATTTCAACCCAAATCACTTTTGTGCCTGCCGATTCTGTACCAGAAAAAAATAATCAGTATTCTCTACCTTGAAAATAATCTGATGACTAACGCCTTTACTCCAGACCGCATGGAAACCTTGGAGGTATTAGCCTCGCAAGCGGCCATATCTCTGGAAAACTCGAGGCTCTATACAAACCTGGAAGAAAAGGTGAAACAGCAGACCAAAGAATTGGAATCTGCACATGAAAAGATGCTGATTTTGGAAAAAGAAGCCACAGAGACACACATGGCGGGAGGTTTTGCCCATGAAATTAAAAACGCACTGGCGGGTTCTAAACTTGTGTTAGAAAAGAAGTTAGGTGTGAGTGTTCGAGAAACTAAAGATAGCCTGAGTAGCCAAAACTGTGTGGAACTCAAAGCAATTTATGAAATGCTTGATTCTTCAGAAAGCACCGTGATTCCACAAGTGATGCCCCATATGAAAAAGATCTTTGCTAATGAACAACAAATTGACAAGGGACTGATCATTATTCATAAATCAATCGATAGAGCTTTAAATATTACCCGGCAAATCATTGATTTCTCCAAGATTGGCAAGGATGAAACAGGAACGGATCCTGTTTCGATCGATCGGGTCATTGAAAATATTGCTGAAGAATACCGGGAAGCATTCAATAAACTCTCCATCTCCATTCGTTTGAATTTATGCCATGAAGTGATGATTCCCGGCAGAGAAGAGCATTTTTACTCACTATTTAATAATCTTGTTTTGAATGCCAAAGATGCGATTCTTGAGGCAAAGCAGGACCATGCCCTCATCGAAATATCAAGTGTCCGGGAGGACGACCATTATTGTGTTTCCATCACCGATAATGGGATCGGCATTCCTGAAGAAAACATTCCCAAAATATATGACGCGTTTTTTTCCACAAAACCAGAGCCTGGAACAGGCTTGGGATTGGGTGTGGTACGAAAAATAGTTTTGCTTTATCATGGTGCGATTGAAGTCAATAGCGAACTTGGAAAAGGATGTACCTTCAAGATTACTTTCCCTCTGATTAATAGGTCCTTGGGTTTTCGAAAAAAACATCTGTTGAGTTGTGTTGATTTGGCATAA
- a CDS encoding formylglycine-generating enzyme family protein — protein MDVEIYDDKGTLVKSLTNQTATLQTPHKLGIYQLPISLADNGLSATKTYNIRLRYAVGYKFTQYVYDKLSKESSLNISEETLANIKKLVNGLGKTEQTLTEDIQKNLGATEAAKYQSIILDRAKLIPRPSNVYSTADAVSPGAGGSTKETAVAVDDYINNHAGFVGINNGTDEYFSISAIDASSEVTVYVVGVTSEDDLVYLTPLLLDASGKTVTGSVENEIGHTFVTLANGNYIIKIPKPDADVVPLKYRLIIKWTDGSNQVPPATATYTLKNPVVPKVRTEPLDPNDPGMVLIKAGTFQMGGSDYSDNTAHTVTISKNYYMSDHPVTLGEYHRVDPTFQPNKNTACSQDDCAASDISANVHIPKYLEWLNKNNPLAGADPYRLCTEAEWEYAARAGTTTKWFCGDDRSCLNEYAWHNVNSGGHVHPVKQLKPNPWGLYDMYGNVWEWVSDWYAPYSGNVETDPQGPASAIYLYDKSDKTEILQVLRGGAAISDADQLKSEYRFYHRIGRSLWLGFRVCASAK, from the coding sequence ATGGATGTTGAAATCTATGATGACAAGGGCACACTGGTGAAGTCCTTAACCAACCAAACTGCGACTCTTCAAACACCGCATAAATTAGGTATCTATCAACTCCCCATTAGTTTGGCAGACAATGGGTTATCCGCGACGAAAACTTATAACATTCGGCTGCGTTATGCGGTTGGCTATAAATTCACTCAGTATGTTTATGATAAACTGTCCAAGGAATCTAGTTTAAATATTTCGGAAGAAACCCTGGCAAATATTAAAAAATTAGTGAATGGTTTAGGCAAAACGGAACAAACCTTAACTGAGGACATTCAAAAAAATCTGGGAGCTACTGAGGCCGCAAAGTACCAAAGCATTATTCTGGATCGGGCTAAATTGATTCCACGGCCAAGCAATGTATACTCAACGGCCGATGCCGTCTCACCTGGAGCCGGCGGTTCTACCAAAGAAACTGCCGTTGCTGTGGATGATTATATCAACAATCATGCGGGATTTGTCGGCATCAATAATGGCACAGATGAGTATTTTTCTATTTCGGCGATTGATGCCAGTTCCGAAGTTACAGTCTATGTGGTCGGTGTTACTTCAGAAGATGATCTGGTGTATCTCACGCCCCTGCTTTTAGATGCTTCAGGAAAAACCGTCACCGGGAGTGTCGAAAATGAGATTGGACATACTTTTGTCACCCTTGCTAACGGAAACTATATCATTAAAATTCCTAAACCTGATGCCGATGTTGTGCCTTTGAAGTATCGCTTGATCATTAAATGGACTGATGGCTCCAATCAAGTCCCCCCGGCAACAGCCACCTATACGCTTAAAAATCCGGTTGTCCCTAAAGTACGCACAGAACCATTAGACCCTAATGATCCAGGCATGGTGCTGATCAAAGCAGGAACCTTTCAAATGGGCGGCTCTGATTATAGCGATAATACCGCACATACCGTGACTATTTCTAAAAACTATTACATGTCAGATCATCCTGTAACGCTTGGAGAATACCATAGAGTTGATCCAACATTTCAACCTAATAAAAATACAGCCTGTTCCCAGGACGATTGTGCCGCAAGTGATATTTCCGCAAACGTTCACATTCCAAAATATCTTGAATGGCTGAATAAAAACAATCCCTTGGCAGGCGCAGATCCCTATCGTTTATGCACTGAAGCTGAATGGGAATACGCCGCCCGCGCGGGCACAACGACAAAATGGTTTTGTGGTGATGATCGCTCCTGCCTCAATGAGTATGCCTGGCACAATGTCAATTCAGGAGGCCATGTACACCCTGTCAAACAGTTAAAACCCAACCCCTGGGGACTGTATGACATGTATGGGAATGTCTGGGAATGGGTCAGTGATTGGTATGCTCCTTACTCGGGAAACGTCGAAACCGATCCTCAAGGACCAGCATCCGCGATCTACCTTTATGATAAAAGTGATAAAACGGAAATTCTCCAGGTGCTTCGCGGTGGGGCTGCTATTTCAGATGCGGATCAACTGAAATCAGAGTATCGCTTTTATCATCGTATTGGCCGTAGCCTCTGGTTAGGCTTTAGAGTATGCGCGAGCGCAAAATAA
- a CDS encoding FecR domain-containing protein translates to MEKTMIKLMRHLGIIVFMVLVQIHPLWAASRSVGTLTPLGHSAEVYLGNQKISVATAVTKEDIIRTGGGTAELVMNNGDRFNLSSNTIISVEAYVDDKSQDEPSLIKLIIGKIQAMVEREDKESVRIKTENAMVGVKGTEFIVEVPSAEVTQVTTITGIVSLRKLDAAADNELLITAGFRSILLHNLQPFAPIAISKKDRMQMNQIFPSKKAPALKPVESKPLDDVLIREVERHIVQDALREQALLGVDLNF, encoded by the coding sequence ATGGAGAAAACCATGATTAAACTCATGCGCCATTTAGGGATCATAGTTTTTATGGTCTTGGTACAAATCCATCCCCTTTGGGCGGCGTCAAGGTCTGTGGGCACGCTCACACCACTTGGTCACAGTGCGGAAGTCTATCTGGGCAATCAGAAAATCAGTGTTGCCACCGCCGTCACTAAGGAAGATATCATTCGGACAGGAGGTGGTACCGCTGAACTCGTCATGAACAACGGAGACCGTTTCAATTTGAGCAGTAATACGATTATCAGTGTAGAAGCTTATGTGGATGATAAAAGCCAGGACGAACCCTCACTCATCAAACTAATCATTGGGAAAATTCAGGCGATGGTCGAACGAGAAGATAAAGAAAGTGTCCGCATCAAAACAGAAAACGCCATGGTTGGCGTCAAAGGCACCGAGTTCATTGTGGAAGTGCCTTCTGCAGAGGTGACCCAGGTAACCACGATCACCGGTATTGTCAGTTTACGAAAACTGGATGCTGCTGCTGATAATGAACTGCTCATTACTGCTGGTTTTCGTTCAATTTTGTTGCATAATCTCCAACCCTTCGCTCCCATTGCGATTTCCAAAAAAGATCGTATGCAAATGAACCAGATCTTTCCTTCGAAAAAAGCACCTGCTTTAAAACCTGTCGAATCTAAACCTTTAGATGACGTATTGATTAGAGAAGTTGAGCGTCACATAGTTCAAGATGCATTGCGCGAGCAAGCCCTGCTCGGCGTTGATCTCAATTTTTAG